Proteins encoded together in one Bacteroidota bacterium window:
- a CDS encoding FAD-binding domain-containing protein, whose amino-acid sequence MATVLWWVKSDFRLADNPALTAALNSGSTVLPVYLFEPAVLRAEETSGFHVAAWVEALGDLRGRLRPHSADVLALHADAVEAFGRLREAVPFEAIYSHEEIGSAVTFARDHAVGDWCRAEGVAWHEHRQTGVFRGGIDRNTRGRRWRQFTAAGPLPAPDGTALARVRVPEAAHALQPPEGARPTVEAFGHRLTDAQRDLRQPVSETAAEATLSSFLTERGVCYSGGISSPNDAFVCGSRLSVHLAWGTLTGRQAYAATEARQAELKDQPSEEAKQWRKSLRSFKSRLHWRDHFAQRLETEPQMEHAPLNAAYAALPTPGDEHLEAWLAGATGWPLVDACMRCVAETGFLNFRMRAFVTSAAVHSLRIDWRKTLYPMARRWADYAPGIHISQTQMQAGVVGINQLRVYSPDKQLADHDADAVFVKRWVPELRDAPAEAILNHHLDPVAGYPAPLADWRESSKAMRADYYAIKRLPETRALAEQVYERHGSRRAPGSRTWKSNTPKKARKTGTRKPEKAPKPAPLFDGQE is encoded by the coding sequence ATGGCTACTGTCCTCTGGTGGGTCAAAAGCGACTTTCGCCTCGCCGACAACCCGGCGCTCACCGCCGCCCTCAACTCGGGCTCCACCGTCCTCCCCGTCTACCTCTTCGAGCCGGCCGTCCTCCGAGCCGAAGAGACGAGCGGCTTCCACGTCGCCGCCTGGGTCGAGGCCCTCGGCGACCTCCGCGGCCGGCTCCGGCCGCACAGCGCCGACGTGCTTGCGCTCCACGCCGACGCCGTCGAAGCGTTCGGCAGACTGCGCGAGGCCGTACCGTTCGAGGCCATCTACTCCCACGAGGAGATCGGGAGCGCGGTGACGTTCGCGCGCGACCACGCCGTCGGCGACTGGTGCCGCGCCGAGGGCGTGGCCTGGCACGAGCACAGGCAGACCGGCGTCTTCCGCGGCGGGATCGACCGCAACACGCGGGGCCGGCGGTGGCGGCAGTTCACGGCGGCCGGCCCGCTTCCCGCGCCCGACGGTACCGCCCTCGCCCGCGTCCGCGTGCCCGAGGCGGCGCACGCCCTTCAGCCACCGGAGGGCGCACGTCCGACCGTCGAAGCCTTCGGGCACCGGCTGACCGACGCGCAGCGCGACCTCCGCCAGCCGGTCAGCGAGACGGCCGCCGAGGCGACCCTGTCCTCGTTCCTGACCGAGCGTGGGGTCTGCTACTCCGGCGGCATCTCCTCGCCGAACGACGCCTTCGTGTGCGGGTCGCGCCTCTCGGTCCACCTCGCGTGGGGAACGCTGACCGGACGCCAAGCCTACGCCGCGACCGAGGCCCGGCAAGCCGAGTTGAAGGACCAGCCTAGCGAAGAGGCGAAGCAATGGCGCAAGTCGCTCCGCTCGTTCAAGAGCCGGCTCCACTGGCGCGACCACTTCGCGCAGCGCCTCGAGACGGAGCCGCAGATGGAGCACGCTCCGCTCAACGCCGCCTACGCTGCCCTCCCCACGCCCGGCGACGAGCACCTGGAGGCGTGGCTTGCCGGAGCGACGGGCTGGCCGCTCGTCGACGCCTGTATGCGCTGCGTGGCCGAGACCGGCTTCCTCAACTTCCGCATGCGGGCTTTCGTGACGAGCGCCGCCGTCCACTCGCTCCGCATCGACTGGCGGAAGACGCTCTACCCGATGGCCCGGCGCTGGGCCGACTACGCCCCCGGCATCCACATCTCGCAGACCCAGATGCAGGCGGGCGTCGTCGGGATCAACCAGCTCCGCGTCTACTCCCCCGACAAGCAGCTCGCCGACCACGACGCCGACGCGGTCTTCGTCAAGCGGTGGGTACCGGAACTGCGCGACGCGCCGGCTGAGGCGATCCTGAACCACCACCTGGACCCCGTCGCGGGCTACCCGGCACCGCTCGCCGACTGGCGCGAAAGCTCGAAGGCGATGCGGGCGGACTACTACGCCATCAAGCGGCTGCCCGAGACGCGGGCGCTCGCCGAGCAGGTTTACGAGCGGCACGGCTCGCGGCGTGCGCCCGGGTCACGGACGTGGAAGTCGAACACGCCGAAGAAGGCCCGCAAGACGGGCACCCGGAAACCGGAGAAAGCCCCGAAGCCGGCTCCGCTCTTCGACGGACAGGAGTGA
- a CDS encoding efflux RND transporter permease subunit has product MNLPKLAIQNYQFTLVVVLLLTLLGVQSFLTMPRSEDPQFDIATSRVIAVFPGANPEDIESLVVDPIETAIYELDDLKDLETTIQDGLAVIVAEFEAYADSDETHDEVVQAVAQVRPTLPAGVAAVDLVQLSPTDAVTFQVALTSETASYRSLKREAERLEDAFEQVAGVQAADVWAIPDPEVRISVDLEAMRARSVTLGEVMQAVQTEAQNLPGGTVDAGAKRFTIQTSGDYESLGEIEQTVIRVSGEQVLYLRDLAEVAVAYADETHRARFNGSRTAFVTIAQREGTNIFDVRTGLDAALASVVPTLPDDMALNVAFDQSESVDARVGGFFGSLLQGVLLVGIVVLLALGLRASAIVMLAIPASILIAVNWLDLADYGLQQISIVGLVIALGLLVDNAIVVVENVARYLRQGYGRFEAAVAGTREVALPIIAATTTSVLAFVPMIAIQSGTGDFIRSMPLTVVFALTASLALSLTLTPMMASRLLRGGNEDRQADGAEGPAGQLPSSEQSAEAEPRSFDSPLPAQDDKKAEAKRPPLQRLLDTVSDRAYVGTLSWALRRPRIVVAMAFLALVGAGALFPLIGVSFFPKAGKPQFLVSIETPEGANFEYTDQATRAIEAVLRDRPEVKTVAANVGRDNPLVYYNEIPRRERANVAQVLVETYDPRQVEPLVEALRPTFDAMPGVDVAYEVFENGPPVEAPIAVKVLGPDLVTLDRLAREVATILDRTEGTQNVNNPLAQPKTDLAVRIDRSKAGLFGVPIAEVDRTVLAAMNGLPLGTYRDPEGEDYDIVVRLPLTGHDGQPRRPSLDDFDRIAVASMHGGAVPLRQVATLGFEPVPTRIDHVDLVRAVSVTSDVDVAGGYNEIAVTQEVVEQVEALALPPGYRVTYGGKLEAQQESFASLGGALLVALLGILAVLVLQFRSFRQPLIIIVAIPLAIIGAFPALLLTGYAFSFMAFIGFTSLIGIVVNNSIILVDYANQLRARGRTVAEAVSEAGQTRFTPILLTTFTTIGGLLPLTLTNSDLWSPLGWVIIGGLAVSTLLTLVVVPALYRLLTPEAEPQPA; this is encoded by the coding sequence ATGAACCTCCCCAAGCTGGCGATCCAGAACTACCAGTTCACGCTCGTCGTGGTGCTCCTGCTCACGCTGCTCGGCGTGCAGAGCTTCCTCACGATGCCCCGCTCCGAGGACCCGCAGTTCGACATCGCGACGTCGCGCGTGATCGCAGTCTTCCCGGGTGCGAACCCCGAAGACATCGAGAGCCTCGTCGTCGACCCTATCGAGACGGCGATCTACGAACTCGACGACCTCAAAGACCTCGAGACGACCATCCAGGACGGTCTGGCTGTCATCGTAGCCGAGTTCGAAGCCTACGCCGACTCCGACGAGACGCACGACGAGGTCGTCCAGGCGGTCGCGCAGGTGCGCCCGACGCTCCCGGCAGGCGTCGCGGCGGTAGACCTCGTGCAGCTCTCTCCGACCGACGCGGTCACGTTCCAAGTTGCGCTCACCAGTGAGACGGCCAGCTACCGCAGCCTCAAACGCGAGGCAGAGCGCCTCGAAGACGCCTTCGAGCAGGTCGCAGGCGTCCAGGCAGCCGACGTGTGGGCGATCCCCGATCCCGAGGTGCGCATCAGCGTAGACCTCGAGGCGATGCGGGCGCGCAGCGTCACCCTCGGTGAAGTCATGCAGGCGGTCCAGACGGAGGCGCAGAACCTCCCCGGCGGCACCGTCGATGCGGGCGCGAAGCGGTTCACGATCCAGACTTCGGGCGACTACGAGAGCCTCGGCGAGATCGAGCAGACCGTCATCCGGGTGTCGGGCGAACAGGTGCTCTACCTCCGCGACCTTGCCGAGGTGGCCGTCGCCTACGCCGACGAGACCCACCGGGCGCGCTTCAACGGCAGCCGCACCGCCTTCGTCACCATCGCGCAGCGCGAGGGGACCAACATCTTCGACGTGCGGACCGGCCTCGACGCCGCGCTCGCCTCGGTAGTCCCGACGCTGCCGGATGACATGGCCTTGAACGTGGCCTTCGACCAGTCCGAGAGCGTCGACGCGCGCGTGGGCGGATTCTTTGGCAGCCTCCTCCAGGGCGTGCTCCTGGTCGGGATCGTCGTCCTCTTGGCACTGGGGCTGCGCGCCTCGGCCATCGTGATGTTGGCCATCCCCGCCTCGATTCTGATCGCGGTCAACTGGCTCGACCTCGCCGACTACGGCCTCCAGCAGATCTCCATCGTGGGCCTCGTGATCGCGCTTGGGTTGCTGGTGGACAACGCCATCGTGGTCGTCGAGAACGTAGCGCGATACCTCCGCCAGGGCTATGGGCGCTTCGAGGCGGCGGTGGCCGGGACGCGCGAGGTGGCGCTGCCCATCATCGCGGCCACGACGACGAGCGTGCTGGCCTTCGTCCCGATGATCGCGATCCAGTCGGGGACCGGCGACTTCATCCGTTCGATGCCGCTGACCGTCGTCTTCGCGCTCACGGCGTCGCTGGCGCTCTCGCTCACCCTCACGCCAATGATGGCGAGCCGGCTGCTGCGGGGTGGGAATGAAGACCGTCAAGCGGACGGAGCCGAAGGACCTGCGGGCCAGCTTCCAAGCTCTGAGCAGAGCGCCGAGGCAGAACCGAGATCCTTCGACTCGCCACTGCCCGCCCAGGATGACAAGAAAGCAGAGGCGAAGCGGCCACCCCTCCAGCGGCTGCTGGACACCGTCTCCGACCGGGCCTACGTCGGGACGCTGAGTTGGGCGCTGCGGCGGCCTCGGATAGTCGTGGCGATGGCCTTCCTCGCGCTCGTCGGGGCGGGGGCGCTCTTCCCGCTCATCGGGGTCTCGTTCTTCCCCAAGGCGGGCAAGCCGCAGTTCCTCGTCAGCATCGAGACGCCCGAGGGGGCCAACTTCGAGTACACCGACCAGGCCACGCGCGCCATCGAGGCGGTGCTGCGCGACCGCCCGGAGGTCAAGACCGTCGCGGCGAACGTCGGGCGCGACAACCCGCTCGTCTACTACAACGAGATCCCGCGCCGCGAGCGGGCCAACGTGGCCCAGGTGCTCGTCGAGACGTACGACCCCCGCCAGGTCGAGCCGCTCGTGGAGGCCCTGCGGCCCACGTTCGACGCGATGCCCGGCGTGGACGTCGCCTACGAGGTGTTCGAGAACGGGCCGCCCGTCGAGGCCCCCATCGCGGTGAAGGTGCTCGGCCCCGACCTCGTCACCCTCGACCGGCTAGCCCGCGAGGTGGCGACGATCCTCGACAGGACGGAGGGAACACAGAACGTGAACAACCCGCTCGCCCAGCCCAAGACGGACCTCGCTGTGCGCATCGACCGCAGCAAGGCGGGGCTCTTCGGCGTGCCCATCGCTGAGGTCGACCGGACCGTCCTCGCCGCGATGAACGGGTTGCCACTAGGTACCTACCGTGATCCCGAGGGCGAGGACTACGACATCGTCGTCCGCCTCCCCCTCACGGGCCACGACGGCCAGCCGCGCCGCCCGTCGCTCGACGACTTCGACCGCATCGCCGTGGCCTCGATGCACGGCGGGGCGGTTCCGCTGCGGCAGGTCGCCACGCTCGGCTTCGAGCCGGTCCCGACGCGCATCGACCACGTTGACCTCGTGCGCGCCGTCAGCGTGACGTCCGACGTGGACGTGGCGGGCGGCTACAACGAGATCGCGGTCACGCAGGAGGTCGTGGAGCAGGTCGAAGCGCTGGCCTTGCCCCCAGGCTACCGGGTCACCTACGGCGGCAAGCTGGAGGCGCAGCAGGAGAGCTTCGCGAGCCTCGGCGGTGCGCTCCTGGTGGCGCTGCTCGGCATCCTCGCCGTGTTGGTGCTTCAGTTCCGCTCGTTCCGCCAGCCGCTCATCATCATCGTGGCGATCCCGCTGGCTATCATCGGCGCGTTCCCGGCGCTGCTCCTGACCGGCTACGCGTTCAGCTTCATGGCCTTCATCGGGTTTACGAGTCTGATCGGGATCGTGGTCAACAACTCGATCATCCTCGTCGACTATGCCAACCAGCTACGGGCACGAGGGCGCACCGTCGCGGAGGCCGTCTCTGAGGCTGGGCAGACGCGCTTCACGCCGATCCTGCTCACGACGTTCACGACCATCGGCGGGCTGCTCCCGCTCACGCTCACCAACTCGGACCTCTGGAGCCCGCTCGGCTGGGTCATCATCGGCGGCCTCGCCGTCTCGACGCTGCTCACGCTCGTGGTGGTGCCCGCGCTCTACCGGTTGCTCACGCCCGAGGCAGAGCCGCAGCCTGCCTGA
- a CDS encoding spondin domain-containing protein has protein sequence MRFLRYALPLLMLAPAFAQAQSTATYRVTFESVWSADTHPDGFPPDPHYSPLIGAAHSADASLWEVGGLASPGIEQMAETGGTSQLRGEVSGLVGDGTALSVVSGGGIALSPGSVSTTFDVTEDHALVSLVTMVAPSPDWFVGVSGFDLRDDGTWFEEVSVALYAYDAGTDSGANYTSPNQDTNPAEPIFRIEEPPFVVGDELAALGTFTFTLLNTVSNEETVAAARFALDAPAPNPATSRSAFRLSLDQAQAVQIDVFDILGRRVETVHRGALAAGVHPFSLDVRSLTSGLYVIRASGSDTQATRRLVVQGR, from the coding sequence ATGCGCTTTCTTCGCTACGCCCTGCCCCTGCTGATGCTCGCTCCGGCCTTCGCCCAGGCCCAAAGCACGGCGACCTACCGCGTCACCTTCGAGAGCGTCTGGAGCGCCGACACGCACCCCGACGGCTTCCCGCCGGACCCGCACTACTCGCCGCTGATCGGCGCGGCCCACAGCGCGGACGCTTCGCTCTGGGAGGTCGGTGGCCTCGCCTCGCCGGGGATCGAGCAGATGGCCGAGACCGGCGGCACGTCGCAGCTTCGAGGCGAAGTGAGCGGGCTCGTCGGCGACGGCACGGCACTCTCTGTAGTCTCCGGCGGCGGCATCGCGCTCTCGCCCGGCTCGGTCTCGACGACGTTCGACGTGACCGAGGACCACGCGCTCGTCTCGCTCGTCACGATGGTCGCGCCCAGCCCGGACTGGTTCGTCGGCGTCAGCGGCTTTGATCTCCGGGACGACGGCACTTGGTTCGAGGAGGTGAGCGTGGCACTCTACGCCTACGACGCAGGTACGGACAGCGGGGCGAACTACACCTCGCCGAACCAGGACACGAACCCGGCCGAGCCGATCTTCCGCATCGAGGAGCCGCCGTTCGTGGTGGGCGACGAACTGGCGGCGCTCGGGACGTTCACCTTCACGCTCCTCAACACGGTCTCGAACGAGGAGACCGTTGCGGCAGCCCGGTTCGCGCTCGACGCGCCGGCCCCGAACCCGGCGACCTCGCGCTCCGCCTTCCGGCTCTCGCTCGACCAGGCGCAGGCGGTCCAGATAGACGTGTTCGACATCCTCGGCCGCCGCGTGGAGACGGTGCACCGGGGCGCGCTCGCAGCCGGTGTCCACCCGTTCTCGCTCGACGTGCGCAGCCTGACCTCCGGCCTCTACGTCATCCGCGCCAGCGGCTCCGACACCCAGGCCACGCGCCGCCTCGTCGTGCAAGGGCGCTAG
- a CDS encoding putative toxin-antitoxin system toxin component, PIN family encodes MRVVFDTNVLISAALFEQSVPFQALRSVLGGGVLLVSEESLNEVVAVLRREKFDRYISAATRERFLGLFVRRATVVQVTETIQVCRDSDDDRLLELALSGNADCIVTGDDDLLVLHPFRGIPILIPRDFLDWMETQA; translated from the coding sequence GTGCGGGTTGTCTTCGACACGAACGTTCTCATTAGCGCAGCCTTATTTGAGCAGTCGGTCCCGTTTCAGGCACTTCGCAGCGTGCTCGGTGGAGGCGTTCTGCTGGTTTCCGAGGAGTCGCTGAACGAGGTCGTCGCCGTGCTCCGCCGCGAGAAGTTCGACCGCTACATTTCCGCCGCTACGCGCGAGCGCTTTTTGGGTCTCTTCGTGCGAAGGGCTACCGTCGTGCAGGTCACAGAGACGATCCAGGTTTGCCGCGACTCAGACGACGACCGGCTGCTGGAACTGGCGCTGAGCGGCAACGCTGATTGCATCGTCACTGGCGATGACGACCTGCTCGTGCTGCATCCCTTCCGCGGCATTCCTATTCTGATCCCGCGCGACTTCTTGGACTGGATGGAAACGCAGGCGTAG
- a CDS encoding DUF2141 domain-containing protein, with translation MNRLVRTAALSTALVAVSAPAAAQDAASTGTIVVSVSGVASDEGEIGCALFNQDDGFPMDRASALHAQEHAASPDGVTCQFDALTPGSYAVSVFHDRNVNDKVDTNFLGVPKEDWGVSNGVRPRMRAPRFEEARFDLAAGQTLTLDVRVDG, from the coding sequence ATGAATCGACTCGTCCGCACGGCTGCGCTCAGCACTGCCCTCGTGGCGGTGAGCGCCCCCGCCGCCGCCCAGGATGCCGCATCCACCGGCACCATCGTCGTCTCCGTGTCCGGCGTCGCCTCTGACGAAGGAGAGATCGGATGCGCGCTCTTCAACCAGGACGACGGCTTTCCGATGGACCGAGCCTCAGCTCTGCATGCTCAGGAACACGCGGCCAGCCCAGACGGCGTGACGTGCCAGTTCGACGCGCTCACCCCTGGCAGCTACGCCGTGTCGGTCTTCCACGACCGCAATGTCAACGACAAGGTGGACACCAATTTCCTGGGTGTTCCAAAGGAGGACTGGGGCGTCTCGAACGGCGTGCGCCCGAGGATGCGCGCCCCTCGTTTTGAGGAAGCGAGGTTCGACCTCGCCGCAGGCCAGACGCTCACGCTGGATGTCAGGGTAGACGGATGA
- a CDS encoding efflux RND transporter periplasmic adaptor subunit: MTSARHLLIACVLAALPLLAGCGTDASADEAPSTAEPVPVEVVAVVAAEQTLPVRSSGRLASKSERALSFKISGLVARVNVDEGGAVRAGQVLARLDPREIDAQVLQAESALAKAERDLARAERLLADSVATLEAVQDARTGVEVAQAQLDIAAFNRRYATITAPAAGRVLRRHAEPNELVQPGQPVLTLGTAADGWVVRLGVADRDIVRLALGDPATVRFDAYPGVVFEGRVTELASAADPATGTFEVEVAVPDAERRLRSGFVAQVDLRPSAGERYALVPVDALVAGDGDTGTVFGIEPGAGGAATARQLTVEIAAVSGDHLAVRSGLGGVAHLVTTGAAYLTDGAAVRVVEPSEPQ, from the coding sequence ATGACATCAGCTCGACACCTTCTGATAGCCTGCGTCCTCGCGGCGCTCCCCCTCCTCGCCGGCTGCGGCACCGACGCCTCGGCGGACGAGGCCCCGAGTACCGCCGAGCCTGTTCCCGTCGAGGTCGTCGCCGTCGTGGCGGCCGAGCAGACGCTCCCGGTCCGGTCGAGCGGGCGGCTCGCCTCGAAGTCCGAGCGCGCGCTCTCGTTCAAGATCAGCGGCTTGGTGGCCCGGGTCAACGTGGACGAAGGCGGCGCCGTCCGCGCCGGCCAGGTGCTGGCCCGGCTCGACCCGCGCGAGATTGACGCCCAGGTGCTCCAGGCCGAGAGCGCGCTCGCCAAGGCCGAGCGCGACCTCGCCCGCGCCGAGCGCCTCCTCGCCGACTCCGTCGCCACGCTCGAAGCCGTCCAGGACGCTCGCACGGGGGTCGAGGTCGCCCAGGCGCAGCTCGACATCGCGGCCTTCAACCGGCGCTACGCGACGATCACGGCCCCGGCCGCCGGCCGCGTGCTCCGTCGCCACGCCGAGCCGAACGAACTCGTCCAGCCCGGCCAGCCCGTTCTCACGCTTGGCACGGCCGCCGACGGCTGGGTGGTCCGCCTCGGCGTCGCTGACCGGGACATCGTCCGCCTCGCCCTCGGCGACCCGGCGACGGTCCGCTTCGACGCCTACCCCGGCGTCGTCTTCGAGGGCCGGGTGACCGAACTCGCAAGCGCGGCCGACCCGGCGACGGGGACGTTCGAGGTCGAGGTCGCCGTGCCCGACGCCGAGCGGCGGCTGCGGTCGGGCTTCGTGGCGCAGGTCGACCTCCGGCCGAGCGCGGGCGAGCGCTACGCTCTCGTCCCGGTCGACGCGCTCGTGGCGGGCGACGGCGACACGGGGACCGTCTTCGGGATCGAGCCGGGGGCGGGCGGCGCGGCGACGGCGCGCCAGCTGACGGTCGAGATCGCCGCTGTCAGCGGTGACCACCTCGCGGTGCGCTCGGGGCTGGGCGGCGTCGCCCACCTCGTCACGACCGGCGCGGCCTACCTCACCGACGGCGCGGCTGTGCGCGTGGTCGAGCCGTCGGAGCCGCAGTGA